Proteins from one Setaria italica strain Yugu1 chromosome V, Setaria_italica_v2.0, whole genome shotgun sequence genomic window:
- the LOC101766792 gene encoding uncharacterized protein LOC101766792, with amino-acid sequence MGAGGELDVFNAGLCADGYALGLAVGRRFADAIGSRMRQDLVLREQLLPFASTAEARRLLAALQAANSERYPRYWDELVGTADGSGVPLLHVILVNFRKEILPFVPKAGGDHDREKEEEEPDGDCSDVLLVSDSTAIAAHNEDGNVALLGHTYLVRATLPDGLSFTAYTYAGELPSCAFGFNSNGVAFTLDSVPPVNDEIVAGAIARNFVSRDLLEAKNLDDAMHRICSPSVSVGHSYNLMNVRGRRIVNVETASRNRSAVLEAGAAPFFHANMYRHLQVKQVQDENSISREKRAARCSVDSKETALSLLGDTADDKYPIYMTGPTLHTLCTVLVDLDEEKMTIYRGNPKNGDVALVLPMS; translated from the exons atgggcgccggcggcgagctggacGTCTTCAACGCCGGCCTCTGCGCCGACGGGTACGCGCTCGGCCTCGCCGTGGGTCGGCGGTTCGCGGACGCCATCGGGAGCAGGATGCGGCAGGACCTGGTGCTCCGGGAGCAGCTGCTGCCGTTCGCGTcgacggcggaggcgcggcgactcctcgccgccctccagGCCGCCAACAGCGAGAGGTACCCGCGCTACTGGGACGAGCTGGTGGGCACGGCCGACGGCAGCGGGGTCCCGCTCCTCCAT GTCATCCTGGTCAACTTCAGGAAGGAGATCCTGCCGTTCGTCCCGAAGGCCGGCGGTGATCACGACcgggagaaggaagaggaggagcccGACGGCGACTGCTCCGACGTCCTCCTCGTCAGTGACTCCACGGCGATCGCCGCGCACAACGAGGACGGCAACGTCGCGCTGCTCGGCCACACGTACCTCGTGCGGGCCACGCTGCCGGACGGCCTGTCCTTCACCGCCTACACCTACGCCGGCGAGCTCCCAAGCTGTGCCTTCGGCTTCAACAGCAACGGCGTG GCCTTCACGCTCGATTCGGTTCCTCCAGTGAACGACGAAATCGTCGCCGGCGCCATTGCCCGGAACTTCGTGTCACGGGACCTGCTAGAGGCGAAGAACCTCGACGATGCGATGCAC AGGATCTGCTCACCGAGCGTCTCAGTCGGCCATAGCTACAACCTGATGAACGTCAGAGGCCGGAGGATCGTCAACGTCGAGACCGCCTCCAGGAACAGGTCCGCCGTCCTcgaggccggcgccgcgccctTCTTCCACGCGAACATGTACCGGCATCTCCAAGTGAAGCAG GTGCAGGACGAGAACTCCATAAGCAGGGAGAAGAGGGCAGCGCGGTGTTCAGTGGACTCCAAGGAAACGGCGCTTTCACTGCTGGGAGATACAGCTGATGACAAGTACCCAATCTACATGACAG GCCCGACATTGCACACTCTATGCACCGTCTTGGTTGACCTCGATGAGGAGAAGATGACCATATACAGAGGAAATCCGAAGAACGGAGATGTGGCTCTTGTTCTTCCTATGTCGTGA
- the LOC101766380 gene encoding GDT1-like protein 1, chloroplastic translates to MASVAASPASCSCSTVFASSSSTPIRTPRPSLRPLPRRARLPLAGRSVLRCLPKCDSGKLPPPVGGGAGLSIRKAAEPAGRGGFRAARFDASCGLAFATVAGVLMLQGTQQAMAATQFGGLQPADVLGDLGDLSTGFASAFLLIFFSELGDRTFFIAALLAARSSGAVIFLGTFGALAVMTVISVVLGRAFHYVDGIIPFGFGGTDFPVDDIAAACLLVYYGVTTLLDAASGDDEKINEEQEEAELAVSKFSGNGAGVMSAAGTIASTFVLVFVAEWGDKSFFSTIALAAASSPLGVIAGSLAGHAVATLIAVLGGSLLGTFLSEKIIAYIGGSLFLAFAAITIVEIVT, encoded by the exons atggcctccgtcgccgcctcccccgcctcctgctcctgctccacagtgttcgcctcctcctcctccactcccaTCCGAACGCCTCGCCCGTCTCTccgcccgctgccgcgccgcgccaggcTACCGCTTGCCGGCCGCTCG GTGTTGAGGTGCCTCCCGAAATGCGACTCGgggaagctgccgccgccggttgGAGGAGGCGCTGGGCTGTCGATTCGGAAGGCGGCTGAGCCAGCGGGTCGGGGAGGGTTCCGAGCCGCGAGATTCGATGCATCGTGCGGGCTCGCGTTCGCGACGGTGGCGGGGGTGCTCATGCTCCAGGGGACGCAACAGGCGATGGCCGCCACGCAGTTCGGGGGTCTGCAGCCGGCGGACGTACTGGGGGATCTCGGGGACCTCAGTACAGGTTTTGCTTCA GCTTTCCTGTTGATCTTCTTTTCTGAGCTAGGGGACAGAACGTTCTTCATTGCG GCACTTTTAGCAGCTAGAAGTTCTGGAGCAGTCATTTTTCTTGGCACATTTGGAGCTCTTGC GGTAATGACAGTTATTTCTGTAGTTCTTGGTCGAGCATTCCACTATGTTGATGGAATCATTCCATTTGG CTTTGGTGGTACTGATTTCCCAGTTGATGACATCGCTGCTGCTTGTCTCTTG GTTTATTATGGGGTTACTACATTACTTGATGCAGCTTCAGGTGATGATGAAAAGATCAACGAGGAACAGGAGGAG GCTGAGTTAGCAGTATCGAAATTTTCTGGAAACGGTGCGGGGGTCATGTCTGCTGCTGGTACTATAGCTAGCACATTTGTATTGGTTTTTGTTGCAGAATGGGGTGATAAATCATTTTTCTCTACAATTG CACTTGCTGCAGCTTCATCCCCTCTGGGTGTCATTGCAGGATCACTTGCTGGTCATGCTGTTGCAACATTG ATTGCAGTTCTTGGTGGTTCTTTGCTGGGAACATTCTTGTCTGAAAAG ATTATAGCATACATTGGAGGGAGCCTATTTTTAGCTTTTGCTGCCATTACTATAGTTGAGATTGTGACTTGA
- the LOC101767206 gene encoding uncharacterized protein LOC101767206 produces the protein MAQLLHLPDLAAARPPARRRGVAVAASGARVKQGEAGKRRVIRVADPVREGRLPVPPTPPLFAAPVTPSESPAASRRREEDEEERQRYYLNMGYAIRTLREELPDVLYKEPSFDIYRDDIVFKDPLNTFKGLENYKRIFWALRFTGRIFFKALWVDIVSIWQPAENLIMIRWIAHGIPRVPWDGLGRFDGASVYKLDKNGKIYEHKVHNVAMNPPTKFKVLPVHELIRSLDCPSTAKPTYFEASSQYLCTAPSYLRLAWIKCYISLCRMLSLANLGEG, from the exons ATGGCTCAGCTCCTGCACCTGCCGGacctcgcggcggcgcggccgccggcgaggaggaggggcgtggcggtggcggcttcGGGGGCCCGCGTGAAGCAGGGGGAGGCGGGGAAGAGGCGGGTGATCAGGGTCGCCGACCCCGTGCGGGAGGGCCGGCTGCCGGTcccgccaacgccgccgctcTTCGCCGCGCCGGTCACGCCCTCGgagtcgccggcggcgtccaggcggcgggaggaggacgaggaggagaggCAGAGGTACTACCTCAACATGGGGTACGCGATCCGGACGCTCAGGGAGGAGCTCCCCGATGTGCTCTACAAGGAGCCCAGCTTCGACATCTACAG AGATGACATTGTCTTCAAAGATCCTTTGAATACATTCAAGGGCCTGGAAAATTACAAAAGGATATTCTGGGCACTACGTTTTACTGGCCGGATCTTTTTCAAAGCACTGTGGGTTGATATAGTCAGTATATGGCAGCCTGCTGAGAACCTTATCATGATTCGCTGGATTGCCCACGGCATTCCTCGAGTTCCGTGGGACGGGCTCGGTCGCTTTGATGGCGCTTCTGTGTATAAACTCGACAAGAATGGGAAGATCTATGAGCATAAGGTGCACAATGTTGCTATGAATCCACCAACAAAATTCAAAGTCCTACCAGTCCATGAGCTAATCAGATCACTTGATTGTCCTTCTACTGCAAAACCAACTTACTTTGAGGCCTCATCTCAATATTTGTGCACAGCCCCGTCTTATTTGAGATTAGCATGGATAAAATGCTACATCTCATTGTGCCGTATGCTTTCGCTAGCAAATCtgggagaaggatag
- the LOC101767605 gene encoding uncharacterized protein LOC101767605, with product METMMAADGGREAAARSSSYGGKRDDGGQQQHRQAGVGCGGHYFQMPLHYPRYTREEYEAMPEWQLDRLLSEYGLPATGTLHHKRTFAIGAFLWGANGGGNH from the coding sequence ATGGAGACGATgatggcggcggacggcgggcgggaggcggcggcgaggtcgtcgtCGTACGGGGGGAAgagggacgacggcggccagcagcagcaccggcaGGCCGGCGTCGGGTGCGGCGGCCACTACTTCCAGATGCCGCTGCACTACCCGAGGTATACCCGGGAGGAGTACGAGGCGATGCCCGAGTGGCAGCTGGACCGCCTCCTCTCCGAGTACGGCCTCCCCGCCACCGGCACCCTCCACCACAAGCGCACCTTCGCCATCGGCGCCTTCCTCTGGGgcgccaacggcggcggcaaccaCTGA